In one window of Carassius auratus strain Wakin chromosome 28, ASM336829v1, whole genome shotgun sequence DNA:
- the LOC113047464 gene encoding serine/threonine-protein kinase pim-2 — MCSASESVSNETEAAAWLDNISFCSGFCQWIDEELIDSLPADSQQPVESTRASEAEAVSAQPSAEKSPTEIRTGGNRRSRIHAFFKRAWKAVKKPFLRCRRTRVESDPDPASVPGPSELQNEPDTEPTSAPDLPDWRPTTKSLHKLYTMQDLIGTGSFGKVYKAIRKSDGREVAIKTTRKWNNCCSLQIPGCSRRLATEVGLMLMLRRPPVCPYIIEMYEWFDRPLVFSLVLEFPQPCVTLREFIMDSSGLSEAVARGFMRQLVLAVQHCINHGVFHNDVHADNVLVNTDTLELKLIDFGSGHLLDSAGYDSVKYIGAFLFCPPEVFSKPKYYAVPTNVWTLGVTLYMMVNIKLPFSSVKQILKACPFPWKAELSSACSDLIHQCLERSPAKRPTLEQILQHQWFESQL; from the exons ATGTGTTCAGCATCTGAGTCCGTGTCTAATGAGACAGAAGCGGCTGCGTGGCTGGATAACATCAGCTTCTGCAGCGGCTTCTGTCAGTGGATCGACGAAGAGTTGATCGATTCACTGCCAGCTGACTCCCAGCAGCCTGTCGAGTCAACAAGGGCTTCAGAAGCAGAAGCAGTGAGTGCACAGCCTTCTGCTGAGAAAAGCCCCACAG AGATTCGTACTGGAGGAAACAGGAGGAGCAGAATCCATGCGTTCTTCAAGAGAGCCTGGAAGGCCGTGAAGAAACCGTTCCTCCGCTGCAGACGGACACGAGTGGAGTCTGATCCTGATCCGGCGTCTGTCCCGGGACCCTCTGAGCTCCAGAACGAGCCTGACACCGAGCCCACATCTGCTCCAGATCTCCCCGACTGGAGGCCAACTACCA AATCTTTGCACAAATTGTACACAATGCAAGATTTGATAGGAACAGGAAGCTTCGGCAAGGTGTATAAGGCAATCCGAAAATCCGACGGTCGAGAG GTTGCCATCAAAACAACACGGAAATGGAACAACTGCTGTTCTCTTCAAATA CCTGGTTGTTCCAGACGTCTGGCTACAGAAGTGGGGCTGATGCTGATGTTGAGACGTCCTCCAGTGTGCCCCTACATCATAGAAATGTACGAGTGGTTCGATCGGCCCCTGGTCTTCTCGCTCGTTCTGGAGTTCCCTCAACCCTGCGTGACCTTGCGAGAGTTCATCATGGATTCGTCAGGACTGAGTGAAGCGGTCGCGCGTGGCTTCATGCGTCAGTTAGTCCTGGCGGTGCAGCACTGCATAAACCACGGCGTGTTTCATAATGACGTCCATGCTGACAACGTCCTGGTGAACACCGACACTCTGGAGCTGAAGCTGATTGACTTCGGCTCCGGTCACCTGCTTGACAGCGCTGGCTATGACAGCGTCAAATATATAG GAGCATTCCTGTTCTGCCCACCAGAGGTCTTCTCCAAACCCAAATACTACGCCGTCCCAACAAACGTCTGGACTCTAGGTGTGACGCTGTACATGATGGTCAACATAAAGCTGCCTTTTTCAAGTGTCAAGCAAATATTGAAAGCCTGTCCTTTCCCTTGGAAAGCTGAGCTATCCAGCG CATGCAGTGATCTGATCCACCAGTGTCTGGAGCGCAGTCCAGCGAAGCGGCCCACGTTAGAGCAGATCTTACAGCACCAATGGTTTGAAAGTCAGCTCTAG